TGTTATGACAAACAGGTTAGCATGCAGGGATGCACAGATGAAACACAAATTCACCCTACTCCTCATCGTTCTCTTCACCCTGTCTGTAACAGATAAAGCAGAGGCACAGCGCGTCAGCACAACAGATTCGCTTGCGCTGGTTCAGCTATTCAATGCCACTGATGGCGCTAACTGGACAAAAAACACCGGTTGGCTCTCAGCCGAATCTGTATGCACGTGGTATGGCATCACCTGCAGTACCTCAGCTGACGACAGCTTACGCATTGCACTTGACCTGCACCGCAACAATCTAACTGGCACACTGCCAGGTGCATTGGGTGATATTGCCGGCCTTATCGAATTATCACTGACCGACAATGCCCTCTTTGGCCCCATCCCGCCCAGCCTGGGAAATCTTGCCAATCTTGAAGAGCTTTCACTTTTTTTCAACGAGCTAAGCGGTCCGCTCCCAGCTTCCCTTGGTCAGCTAAAAAATCTCAAGGTCCTCCAACTGTATGACAACCAGTTCTCTGGAGACATTCCCGGGTCGCTGTCAGACCTGACCAGTCTCGAAGTGCTTGTCCTCTCGGGAAACCAGCATACAGGTCCGATTCCTGACAATATTGGGCAACTCTCAAACCTGACGTATCTGACGCTTGCCCATAATAACCTGAGTGGCGAGATACCTGCTTCGCTGGGCAACCTAACGCTACTCTGGTGGCTGGATCTGGGTAACACCGGCCTGACGGGCAACATCCCGACTAGCTTCAGCCAACTGGATCAACTGCAATTTCTCAACCTTGCAAACAACGCACTCAGCGGGCCAATTCCGCCAGAAATGGGCGAACTGGGCCGGCTCCATACGCTGTGGCTCAATCACAACCAGCTATCGGGTGCTATCCCTTCCGAACTTGCAAAAGCGCCTCAACTGTCAACATTGTGGCTTTTTAACAACCAGCTGATAGGGTCCATTCCGCCAGAATTTGGTAACGCCCCATCACTGGGTACATTGTCTGTACAACACAACCAACTCACCGGGACCATTCCACCCGAACTTGGTAGTTCTTCAACGCTAGGCACCCTGATTTTTAGTGACAACCAACTTACCGGGACCATTCCACCCGAACTTGGGACATCCACGCTCAGCTTTCTCGCACTCGAAAACAATCAGTTAACGGGCACCATTCCTGAAGCACTGGGAAATGCAGCTAACCTGCATATCCTCTGGTTGTCCAATAACAACCTGCAAGGTTCCATTCCTACATCCATCGGTAATCTGATTCAGCTCACTTCACTTTTTATTAGCGGAAACGCCGAACTTGCAGGGCCCTTACCCCAATCTTTTGCGCAGCTGTTCAATCTGAAGCATCTTCGATTCCAGGATACAGCGCTATGCGAAAATGGAGACGCATCCTTCCAGCGGTGGCTTGATACGCTGGAGGAACTTCAAAGTACAGGATGCCTACATCTCGGAGTGCTGCCCACCGATACCGTGTTGAATCCTAATTTCCCTAACCCTTTTATCAGCAA
This is a stretch of genomic DNA from Bacteroidota bacterium. It encodes these proteins:
- a CDS encoding leucine-rich repeat domain-containing protein → MKHKFTLLLIVLFTLSVTDKAEAQRVSTTDSLALVQLFNATDGANWTKNTGWLSAESVCTWYGITCSTSADDSLRIALDLHRNNLTGTLPGALGDIAGLIELSLTDNALFGPIPPSLGNLANLEELSLFFNELSGPLPASLGQLKNLKVLQLYDNQFSGDIPGSLSDLTSLEVLVLSGNQHTGPIPDNIGQLSNLTYLTLAHNNLSGEIPASLGNLTLLWWLDLGNTGLTGNIPTSFSQLDQLQFLNLANNALSGPIPPEMGELGRLHTLWLNHNQLSGAIPSELAKAPQLSTLWLFNNQLIGSIPPEFGNAPSLGTLSVQHNQLTGTIPPELGSSSTLGTLIFSDNQLTGTIPPELGTSTLSFLALENNQLTGTIPEALGNAANLHILWLSNNNLQGSIPTSIGNLIQLTSLFISGNAELAGPLPQSFAQLFNLKHLRFQDTALCENGDASFQRWLDTLEELQSTGCLHLGVLPTDTVLNPNFPNPFISNTSFSFGIPETMPVKVTVYDIQGRLVTTLTDRIYDRGWYELTFDATNLPAGVYFYHLQTNAGQDTRRMVVLR